A stretch of DNA from Montipora foliosa isolate CH-2021 chromosome 4, ASM3666993v2, whole genome shotgun sequence:
TCCAAACGCACGATGTCCTGCCTTCACCCAACCTCAACATCTTCATAGCCGCCTTCACGACCTGTCATGCCCGACTCCGTCTCTATCGAGCCCTCGATCATCTCGGGGAACGCGTCCTCTACTTCGACACCGATTCGGTCGTCTATCTCCATCGTCCTGGCGACCCGCCCTTGGATCCTCCACGAGGCGCTTATCTCGGCGACTTCAAGGACGAATTGGACGCGGGCGATCACATTGTAGAATTCTGCTCGGGCGGTCCCAAGAACTACGGTTACAAGACCAAGAACGGTCACGTCGTATGCAAGGTCCGCGGTTTCTCCCTCAACGTCGAAGGGATGACTCAATTGAATTACGATGTCTTGCGTCAAAACACTCTGGATGAATTGCATCGTCCTCTAGACCGACCGCGTACCACCCGTGTCACGCAATCTCACACCATCCAAAGAAATGCCAAGACCTACACCTTAGAAACCCAGCCTTCTCACAAAGATTACCGGCTCGTCTACTCCAAACGGGTCCTGGATCCCACCACGGCCCAGACCTACCCTTACGGTTACGAACGGTTCACCGAAGAGGATCTGGATCTCGCTCAAGTTTTAGCGGACCTATTTGCTTAAGGGACGAGTCGACACCAGGTCTCCTCACACGTTCCCGCTTGTAAATAAGTTTGCATTTGATTAAACCGTTATGATTCGAGAAAATCAATTCATTCTGTGACCTCTCTGTCCCGTCCCGAACCGACCCGATCCGTCCCCGACCCGTCCCGAACCGACCCGAACCGTCCCGATCCCACCCGACCCGTCCCGACCCGACCCGTCCCACATGGTCGCCATCTTGTTTATGACGTCGATTGGACTTTGACCCCATCCTGTTTCACGTGTGCACGTGATAATGGCGGACACAAATCAATCCACCAATCAGAGAGCTCGTTGTATCGGGCAAAATCCCGTctccaccaatcagaacgctTGTTGCAAAACCGGTCTATATTCCCCCATAGTACTACTTATTGTCAAGTTatctttttaattaaaaaaaaaaaaaaaagcaaagtcaGACTTAAGCTTCAGTTAAAGTTGTTGAAAGCACGCGCTGAGACCGTAAAGTATTGCTTTTTCTTCGACTTCTTCCAtttgttaccaccaatagcggtCTTCCATTTGATAGTTTGAATGGGCAGCGCTTCCACAAAGGAAGTGCCACTTTTTTCATGAAGTAACACCGCTTGGTTGGAAGACGCTTTTTTAGAAGTTTACTTAACTACGTGGCTTCAGAAAATGTTTGCcttttttaaaaccaaaattGTCCAGTCATGAATTCTcgtattaattttcaataagGAGAAAATGCGAAGTTACAGTTGAGTTTCAGTCAAAGTTGTTTAAACAACGCTCTGCGGCATTTCGTAAAGTAGATGCCAATTTTATCTCTTGTCTTTAAAAGCATTGGTttttttagttctttttctttcaattggtATTTTAAATGGTCAGCGCTTTAAAAGAACCGTATATAAAGTGTCCCTCGCAAGAGTGAGCACAGTAATCATTGCGTTTATAACTCAAAAGAACGCTTATTTTTCAGGGAGTTCCAAATGCGCTGTGACCCCGGGCCCAGTTCTGGGAGGATACATCTATACCCTACTAGCAGAGATATTTCGTTGCTCtctaacttagcgctatcggaAGTATTTCGCAACTTTTCCGTCTtcttcaccttgtacaatataCGTTTTGACAAACGTTTgatttaacccgaaggtcgtgggttcgattcccaccctggtcagagtttttctctgtccttgtgtgggcccatttccattagtagggctaacgctcacatggttcatatcgCAGAAAActtgcacttcacattacactctaatcagttaagtctgttgcaatataagtgctatacggccaacgtttgcaaaaaacgtaatacttccttgtacttgtacatgttcattgccgtgactttaacatcttcagttcccacggcctgctcccgtctgaccttgcagcTCAAATGTAGAGCaccggtgatctaacccgaaggtcgtgggttcaattcccaccctggtcagagtttttctctgtccttgtgttggTCCATTTCcgttagtagggctaacgctcacatggttcatatcgggtagaaaactagcacttcacattacactctaagcAGTTAAATcactcaaatgttggttttagaggagaggggaaaaccggactacctggagaaaaacctctcagagtagagtagagaactaacaaactcaacccacacatggcGTCGAATCCGGTaatcgatcccgggccacaCTGGAGGATAGCGAGtgatctcaccactgcgccagcctcCCGCTGGGTATGCAGATTATACCGTCCTTAAACCCTCTGCCTCTAAGAGTGACACGTATAGATTTTAATCCCATTTGCATACCGAGAGTATGTTATCCATACGGCAACAATTTATCCTCAGTTTTAACACACTTGGAGTTAGTTCAACCTTTCACTTGGTGACCAGATGCTTATCCAGCTCATCAGCagttaagaaatagaaaacatgtaccgtgtttctatcgagttatagaaacacgagtgaaagtttgggaaaaCGAGAAAtttttccacagctttttcgagttctcccaaactttcacgagtgtttctataactcgatagaaacacggagtacatgttttctatttcttttagaaaacaacgcgacgagaaaaagtaaaacaacttgttaactctaattacgATATCAAAacgtaaattctctttgcttgCGCCATCACTAACGTTAACAGCTCGTGCTAgatctgtgtctccatcgagttataaaaacacgatttttaaccaatcagcgcgcatatattcttaggactgttttctaattgCACATTGACATATACTATATTCCAAATTAGCTATAAAGTAACATTGGTGGCCTTATAATATAAGAAAAACATTACAAAATGGTACCGTAATATTTCCAAGGAAACAAGATATCCACGACTCTCACCGGATTTTCTTGATAGTGTACTGAATGCCTGATTGTCCACCAGTCCTGTGTCCATTCCCACACATTCCCTAACATGTTATGAAGGCCGTAACTGTTGGCTGAGAATGCAGTGACTGGTGCTGTGCCGGCATACCCATCCTGTGCTGAATCGCGAGTGGGAAATGTTCCTTGCCATGTATTTGCCATGTAGCGGCCATCTTTTTTCAGCTTGTTGCCCCAGGAATACTTTCTGGTGAtaaatcaataattttaattttactgTCGCCAATAATGTTTGCACAGGCAGCCTGAAACCGAAACTGACAAAGTGGATGGAAGTCCACAATATTGTTGTATGTGACCTCTTACATGAACGTCATAAAAAGCAACTATGATTGACAGTAGTCAAAATGATTTGAATTTGAACTTGAGAGTTTGCAACGTTTACTCAGTAATTACTCATCAAGGGTGGATGCATTAgggatgaaagggttaattattattcttattgttGTTTAGAAAGACTAGCCCAAAGCCCACCTTCATGCTAGCACTAATGCTAGCCCTGAAAGCCAATTCAGAGAAGGTAGCTCTCTGAATCAGCTCTCATGAATTGCTAATTACTAATTTCTACaaaaaaaatgggagtcaccgagttcatttttgagacatAAGTAAGTaaagtcaaaattaattttaatataataaagtactgttgggtgttttggagagctttcatgttgtcAAGGTAACATATTGCATCACAATAGTGggtgcattttgttaagcaataattacccggtattggtgtttcatacggtaacataacattgctgttacgtgatacactatagtagttataacccttctaataagaaggtTTCTTATAAGTGGTAGTGATGAAACTGGTTCCATGCAGCCACCTTAAACCCGAAAGGCTTGGTTTCTAAGCATCACATCAATGGTTAAAGGGAAATAAGAATAGCTAGGTCAAGGGTcaattaacattaattttcatttttctcacTTGTTTTGCAGCCCTGCTCTACAGGCATATTCCCATTCGGCTTCTGTTGGGAGCCTCTTACCCGCCCAGCTACAAAATGCAACTGCATCATTCCATGAGATGTGAATAGCTGGATGATCCATTCTGAGATCAGAATATGCATTTGTCTGAgacattttattttcaaattagcAAAAACTAACAAGGCTTGCTATGCAATATTTCATCACCTTAATTCAACAAAGAAGATAATTAATTTTAGTACTGTTATGATCTTGTCTGTTACAGGCCACAATGCCCTGTTGTTaagtcactgtcactgtcacggCAAGGTACAGTGTAATGCATGGCCAGCTTGTAACAAAGGCCTAGCAGATAAAAGGTACCGGTAACACATAGCTCTGTCACGTGTCACGCAGAGATCTGCaagctttgttgttgattttgtAGCAATCAAAGTTTGTTTCATTGATTGACAGATTCAGTCATCCAAACTGGGGAACATGGTTGCGATGCTCTCATTTTGTTCACTACAATTTAATGAGTTCTCTTTGGTTTAAGCAGAGCGTTTGCAGGTTTTCTTAGTTTTTCCATTAAGAAACTGTGTTAGTTTGTCTAAATAAACCTTGGAGATCTGTGTAGAACACCAAGGAGATACAGCTCACACAAATTAATCCTCACCGAAAAATATATCTTTTTACCTTCTTCTTATGTGAGAATCAGGTCCTTCTGGATTTCGCCAATAAGCACCTTTAACTGGAAGCCACCATGGGGCTGCAGCAACCTGACGTGACATAGAAAAAAAGTCCTTCACTTGCTAAGTaacaccgggctgttacgcgggaggttgtgagttcaactccggccggaccaacactcagggtcttaaaataactgaggagaaagtgctgcctttgtaattacatctgcaaatggttagactctctagtcttctcggataaggacaataagccggaggtcccatctcacaacccttcaatgttcacaatcctgtgggacgtaaaagaacccgcacacttgtcgtaaagagtagggcatgtagttcccggtgttgtggtctgtcttctgtggtgtatcctGGTGGTTAACCTCGCAGGGGACCTATGTCTTATTGTTACTCCACTATGTATGTATTCATACTcaatcagtaaataaataataaatattcatcCATTACATTTCTTGCCTGCACACGCATCTCTCAACAGCTGAACATTTACACTATTATGGACATATGTAAGATATCATCTCCCTGATAACAACTCACTGCTTGATGAATatctttctttatttcttcacTAATCTTTCCTTCAAGCACAAAGGAGTCACCAAACTTTTCAGCCTGTAACACAAAATcagataataataacaaaaaaaacaaccaagAGTGTTAACTGTGTAGGACCATAAATGTTAATGTGAAGatgataaaattaatttcttaaaACTGCACTTATGAGAGATAAAAATATTGAGCTTTGTACTCTGCTAGCTAAGAGTCATGATAACAATGAAATTAATAAGGGCGTGTGTCCATTGAGTCTGGGAACTGAGACAAGCAATTCTCTAAATACAGTGTCAATTTTGCTCCTATACCAAAATAAAATGAAGCCAGAAGAAAATATGACACTATAGACAAACCTGAAACAGCTTTCAAAAGGTGCATCAGGAGTTTGTTTTAATTCAGTTGTACCAGCTCCAAGCTACATGAATAACCCTTCACGTTGAACTCAGTGAAGTGCCTTACACTATAAAACGCTATCAATTTGCATCCAAGTTTTCACCTCCCTTCCTTCAACCATCTCACACTAAACTCTGGTTAACCTTGTTACAGATGAAGGAGTAAACCTGAATTGAGCTGGGAACTCACTGTTTCTCAAACTGTACACATTTTGCATACTTACAAATACAATATTGTGCTACTGGTAATGGACAAATTAGGAAAATCAGGAATGGGGGATGGGGGAAGATTTCAGCCATGATTGGCAGTCCTGTCATATGAAAAAATTGCCAttacagtttttctttttttctttttaccctCCATTCAGAACTCGCacattttcttttcctgctCACATTATTCCTTGTCCCAGtcgagagcctggaacaggctacaaGAAACACAAAAATTTATTTGTACTGTTGACAGGAAACGacagtaaaaaaaatgttttaattcCCTGTTACTGGACATGTAAACCTGAAAATTGGGCATCCTTTCTTCCTCTAGGAAAAGTCTGTGATGaccaatttacacggtacgattttttgTCACAAAATTGCAACAAGCTTACAACAGGCCTACAACATGACTTATGATTGTCACAGCATATTAaagcatgttttaaaatgctacgacatttttctgATGTACCATGCCAATTGTAAGTCATGTCATAGCCCTGTCTCAAGCAACAAAATCTTACCGTGTAAATCAGCCCTAATAGATACTGTACCTGAGATTTTCCTGATAgttgtttaaagaaaaaaaacaaaaacagcagtagactagcaacctttgtggcatgattatggtgctgaAGCAAGAATCTCCCTACTggaaggggttcctctccactaactgaaataataataatctctagtaaagcGGGTAAGTGGGGGGagaatattgtgtgtgtggatggtgagttgggGAAAATCATAGCCACTGAGGAAGAGAAGTtaacaaagcaaactctcaacctcacAGTGGAGTTGAATTCTTTTGCCGTAAGCACAGCTGACGTTTATTGGAGACTTTGCAAGTGTTTGGAGAGAAGGGAAAATTTTTGCCAGCTTTTTCTTTCATGTAAGTAACCAGGTatccatttttctttattttaaactattaTTTTGCTTCAGTAATCATATTATACACCTGGTAAGTGTGTTTTTGGTATTAAGtgttatttccatttttgcttGATTGGCTTTGCAGTTTTGGTCGCGTCAGTCTGCCCATGGTTTTGGTGTTGTTTTTTCTCCTGGTTTTCCGtttattcctttctttttcctttcttgactcggcacgaaagggtcgggtagaggtccaacactggactagaaacccccttgctcggttgtactctacccctgaagattcgcagccaattacgagcctaatggtgtcgcagtcagcttTTCTTTACCTTCGGGTTGTTTAGATTTGCCTCATTTAATACACCTGTGCTTCATTTTGCAtgggatttctttgggttttaGAGCTGCCCTTTCCTGTTTTTTAAGaatgaataattttcatgttcaaatatttgtttatcccTCTTACCGGTACTTGATATAGtttcttgtacatgtactatctggctgtttctgaaattaaagtttttattttcacacagagtttgttttgttttgctaactccactgtgaggttgagagttcgctttgtaaatttctcttcctcattttagaGACTCATTTTTGGCTAGGATTTTctctcaactcaccatccacacataATAcattcttccccccccccccccccccaccttacCCGCTTTAGtagagattattatttcagttagtggTTAGTGGAGACGAACCCCGTCCAGTAGGGGGATTCTTGCTtcagcaccataatcatgccacaaaggttgctagtctactgctgttttggttttttttctttaaacaacTACCAGAAAAATCTGAATTGTTTGGAAAAATGTCAAATCTCCCAATCATCTGTGATTTTCCGGGCAATTAAAAAGTTAAAGATATAATTAACTGATATAATTATTTCACTACCAATCACATGACAAGCAACCTTATTTTCCAAACCTCTGTCACATGACCGGTGCTGTTCACAAATAGTTTGAACTCCGCATTGCTGACTTCATAAATATCCATATAAAATGAGTTTACTCTCACTTCTCTAGCGGGTCCTTCACCATCCATTGGCAGAAATGGTTTGTCAGTACCCATGATAAATTTCCCACCCCTGATTAAAACCATGGAGTTTGTCCTTTTAAAATCAGCTGATTTCAACTCCATCTCatcttccttattttctctgtctttaattttttctttcttcttcatagAATTGTTACGCTTGAATGTAGAGCACCCACAATCTTTTTTAACATCGTTCAAATTGCGAAAGTGAGAATTCATCAAACTCCTTCCATAATTGAAATTTGGACAGGTATCTTGATTTGTAAAAACCATATTCGCGAATAGATGcagtccaaatagaaattccctCCACATGATGTTCTTTGAAGGAGCAATTTCACGAATTAATGTGAACTAGAAAGACTATAAATCATCCCATTCCATAGAGTTCCAATTCTTCGGTTTGTTGTTCTTAGCGGCCTCGCCTCTAGAGCCGTCATTCTAGCGAACAGCGGCTGTACCTCAACGTTCATATATGGTACATTACATTGTGACGATAAGAGATAATGGCTGCCAAAGGCGATGTGAGAGCTAGCagtatttctttcatgtttttgatGTTATTTCGTGATTCCCATTTGTTTAAACGTACTTTCACTTTCTTAAATAGGGATTGAGAAACGCAGCGGAACAAGCAACGCAAGCGGGCGAGGAATTTAGTAACGTTTACTATGAAACGTTTGATAAACGCCGCCACGTGAGTTGACATTCGTTTTCTGTTGCGCAGTTCGTTGGGGTTTTATGAGGACCTTATTCtgtcctttttttgtttgaagCTTATGTCAAAACTGTATTCCTCCGACACGACAATTGTGTGGAATGGTAATGTCGTGAAAGGTGGCTCCGAAGTTGTCACTGAGTTCTTCAACAGTCTTCCTGCTACAGAACATACGCTTCACACTTTGGACTGCCAGCCCGTGTCAGGTATCATgtgtccttttctttttcttgcggTTAGCAGTGATAAACCTAAGAGTACATCCACAGAATTCGAGAGTGAATCAGCTTTTCTTGCCGGCTACCAAACaacattgacgagtaaaatcgtcaggcatacatgtactttagacagagtaaaatctaccaTCACCCAAGGGCACTggaacactaaaaaaaaaattagtgtgGAATACTTAGCGACCTGTTACTCACCAGCTTTAGGAGAAGAGCAAGCAAAAAATCGCCATGCAATGGCCAGCAAGCTAGCAAAATGCAACACGACTCCCTGCAAAAAATCAGGGTTACCCCCGAGCCAGTTAAAGAAGAGTAACTGCTGGCTGGCATTGCCTCAATCGTAACCTCGCCTAATTCCATTTATCCACATCAGGAGCATTAATAGACGAGTTCGcactcttgattgcatcatgggtaatcagggcaacatggcgggaaattcaaagctCCCTGCAAAGAATCAGGGTTACCCCCGAGCCAGTTAAAGAAGAGTAACTGCTGGCTGGCCTTGTCTCAATCCTAACCTTGCCTAAATTCCATTTATCCACATCAGGAGCAttaatagacgagttcacgctcttgattgcatcatgggtaatcagggcaacatggtgggaaattcaaaggtttgtatggaaattcaaagcaaaatatactgtacatgactactttatagacttttgCCTTcacaaaccaaacaaataagttcatgttcacaactgagatgaactagacttggtatccattctttggaattcctaaatattgctttttttgtctccatacattctctgtaattttgttcCCTttgaattacaggaaatgtatggcagaaactctttttaataaaataatttctacaatagccattctctccaaatttattcagCCGCACCTTTGAATGcctatcttctgttttggaaaataaaaaacccaaaattgtgTATCATGAATTCTTTTCAGcattttgaacttccttacaaacctttgaatttctctcaatcttgccctgattacccatgatgcactcaagagcgtgaacttgTCTATTTTAAATGAGGGTACTCAACACAATCACTAAAAGTCCCAAAAGGCAAAGCATTTTTGAAGTCTGTGTTTAGAGTTTGACCTTTGCACACACATACACTAAAACAAATTTCTCTCCTTGTGTCTATCCTTACAGTTCTGCTTTTGATACCAAGGATTTTGCTTTTGTGTATGGATAACATCAGAAAACATCCACCAAAACGTCATGCAACATTTCCTTACATTTTATGCAACACACATTGGAACTGGGCGTCGAGAGAAAATTCCTTGGTATCAGACACAGAGCCAAGAGAAAGGAAACTGTGACAATTGGGACCTTTAGATTggaggacgactacgagtacgaattTTCCATTCTGAGCATGTGCACTTTGAAAAATGTCAACCTCCAAACCTAACGCGCATGCTGACTGAGCCACCgtgcaccagtggctcagttggttgagcattgggctgtTACATGGGAGGTCACGTGCTTGAACTCTGgccagatcaacactcaggatcttaaaataatcttctcggataaggactataaaccgtgggccctgtctcacaaatatcttctgttcataagttccctgtgggacattaaagaacccacacactatttgagaagagtaggggatgaagtccccggtgttgtggatgtcctgttctctccagcagaagttgCCAGCTTGGTGGTGATGTCTCTAGAAAGGCTAGTGGT
This window harbors:
- the LOC137999663 gene encoding formylglycine-generating enzyme-like isoform X1 yields the protein MWREFLFGLHLFANMVFTNQDTCPNFNYGRSLMNSHFRNLNDVKKDCGCSTFKRNNSMKKKEKIKDRENKEDEMELKSADFKRTNSMVLIRGGKFIMGTDKPFLPMDGEGPAREVRVNSFYMDIYEVSNAEFKLFVNSTGHVTEAEKFGDSFVLEGKISEEIKKDIHQAVAAAPWWLPVKGAYWRNPEGPDSHIRRRMDHPAIHISWNDAVAFCSWAGKRLPTEAEWEYACRAGLQNKKYSWGNKLKKDGRYMANTWQGTFPTRDSAQDGYAGTAPVTAFSANSYGLHNMLGNVWEWTQDWWTIRHSVHYQENPKGPPSGRDKVKKGGSYMCHKRGFFPRCSPIATDTAALLEVKIPQILLLLILVFAVLVTSYQRESSLSNNYALSSFHAVYLSVAELLAALIKPKRMIIDFLCFRCN
- the LOC137999663 gene encoding formylglycine-generating enzyme-like isoform X2 — its product is MWREFLFGLHLFANMVFTNQDTCPNFNYGRSLMNSHFRNLNDVKKDCGCSTFKRNNSMKKKEKIKDRENKEDEMELKSADFKRTNSMVLIRGGKFIMGTDKPFLPMDGEGPAREVRVNSFYMDIYEVSNAEFKLFVNSTGHVTEAEKFGDSFVLEGKISEEIKKDIHQAVAAAPWWLPVKGAYWRNPEGPDSHIRRRMDHPAIHISWNDAVAFCSWAGKRLPTEAEWEYACRAGLQNKKYSWGNKLKKDGRYMANTWQGTFPTRDSAQDGYAGTAPVTAFSANSYGLHNMLGNVWEWTQDWWTIRHSVHYQENPKGPPSGRDKVKKGGSYMCHKSYCYRYRCAARSQNSADTTASNLGFRCVSDELPKGVKLVK
- the LOC137999666 gene encoding NTF2-related export protein 1-like, producing MAAKGDGLRNAAEQATQAGEEFSNVYYETFDKRRHLMSKLYSSDTTIVWNGNVVKGGSEVVTEFFNSLPATEHTLHTLDCQPVSDQAIPGQTTVLVVVEGLVKFDGHKAEHFSQNFLLTAEGGTVWKVASDCFRFVS